One Vigna unguiculata cultivar IT97K-499-35 chromosome 7, ASM411807v1, whole genome shotgun sequence genomic region harbors:
- the LOC114189800 gene encoding pentatricopeptide repeat-containing protein At5g16640, mitochondrial-like isoform X2, which yields MQFLKLPRLLMPHMRRIHLHSQPLPSESTYRIGGIDDAVALIHRMVDMHPLPSIVEFTKILGMIVKMKYYATAINLYTLMEYKGVVPFTVTFNILINCFCHMGRMDFAFSVMGKIIKWGCQPNVVTFTTLMKGLCVNDKMLDALHIYNEMVARRILFDDVLYGTLINGLCKSKMGNTRAAIQLLQKMEGQLVKPNLVMYNTIVHCLCKDGHINEANGKKLDLC from the exons ATGCAATTCCTGAAACTTCCTCGCCTTCTTATGCCACATATGAGGAGGATACATCTACATTCGCAGCCATTGCCATCGGAAAGCACTTACAGAATTGGTGGTATTGATGATGCTGTGGCTTTGATTCATCGCATGGTTGATATGCATCCCCTGCCATCGATTGTGGAATTCACCAAAATCTTAGGAATGATTGTGAAGATGAAATACTATGCGACAGCTATTAATCTATATACCCTAATGGAATATAAGGGTGTTGTGCCGTTTACAGTCACTTTTAACATTTTGATCAACTGTTTCTGCCACATGGGTCGGATGGATTTTGCATTCTCTGTAATGGGTAAGATTATTAAGTGGGGTTGTCAACCAAATGTGGTGACTTTTACTACGCTGATGAAGGGATTGTGTGTTAATGATAAGATGCTGGATGCACTACACATTTACAATGAAATGGTTGCACGAAGGATTTTGTTCGATGATGTTCTCTATGGAACCTTAATCAATGGGCTGTGTAAGAGTAAGATGGGAAACACAAGAGCTGCCATTCAACTGCTTCAGAAGATGGAGGGACAGTTGGTTAAGCCCAATCTTGTAATGTACAATACAATTGTCCATTGTTTGTGCAAAGATGGACATATAAATGAG GCCAACGGAAAGAAGTTAGATCTTTGCTGA